The DNA region CATAGCGCTTTGAAGAGACGGGGCGATTTCATTACGGGGTTCCCTCCTTCGCGAGAAATTCGGCGTTTCTCTTGACCGGGGTCAATAACACTAAATTCAGATATGTTTGGTATGGTATTGGGCAACCGTTTGGAACGGAAAACACGACCGTTACCCTCCACGGGTCGGCTCAGCCGGTTGTTCTAGACCGTTTCTCGGCTTCTGCGGTCATCTCCGCCAGGTTCTCCTGGTCAAGAACGGCGGAGATGTTGTCGCGAACCCGGAGCATCACCGCCCGCAACCAGCATGTCTCGAATGGGTATGGGCAGCCCGGGTCCGCGTGGGGGGCCGTCCTGCTGGCGCAAGGAATCGGGGCGAGCGGTCCGTCCACCGCCCGGATGATGTCCCCTAACGTAATCTGTTCCGGCGG from Candidatus Eisenbacteria bacterium includes:
- a CDS encoding Rrf2 family transcriptional regulator; the protein is MKLSRKGVYALRVLPHLAKNYGGAPLSVARLAELEQIPPKYLEQILSTLRKRGLLVSERGKDGGYVLRKPPEQITLGDIIRAVDGPLAPIPCASRTAPHADPGCPYPFETCWLRAVMLRVRDNISAVLDQENLAEMTAEAEKRSRTTG